In one window of Chryseobacterium viscerum DNA:
- a CDS encoding DUF6850 family outer membrane beta-barrel protein, whose amino-acid sequence MHNNKTIKVFQYGILGLAALGSQFFHAQATQLDSINISSVEKNIRINDPYIAFFQPLDFSRTTFQYSSTKQNFKRVQTAGETGSFSFQSEGVYQLNDKIALSGRLKADKTTEEDVPYILSDERTANSSFIYNPSYYWVSRSARWQKQSYFINGQFAYNPVKPVILQVGGEGAYAKSYRQNADPRPKVDDYKYKAFAKLGLKWKQHAIFGKLSYVHHYKGNDIMFVNMKGNVPANDSIYIRYNEGYGNQYIGNTQYKTSEYKMGGYIWGGEYAFNSADTHFSAGYDYKNLIERFYRVFEYQDASFNWHKDYTKYSGLKTDLHSFYLNFLGNYNGKKWASMMTYQDQLDTNYNYPLEYTSYRLEHKNLFWQNSVVWFNHKNEAFKVLFDAAYGKNHVKDLSVVMDRKLSFFNYRLGAEKEFVLKPSHKLAVGLSQNLYVPLEKEFNYQPYQSTKENIFATKIAQPDFAYDATPKIGLNFNASYIFDQNKIRYELFGSFSQTWLMNSTYKNQVNYNGKANHVALVGLNVYY is encoded by the coding sequence ATGCACAATAATAAGACAATTAAAGTTTTTCAATACGGTATATTAGGATTGGCCGCATTAGGCAGTCAGTTCTTTCATGCACAGGCAACTCAGTTAGACAGTATTAATATAAGTTCTGTAGAAAAGAATATCAGGATTAATGATCCTTATATTGCATTTTTTCAGCCTTTGGATTTTTCGCGTACAACCTTTCAGTATTCTTCTACAAAACAAAATTTTAAGAGAGTACAGACCGCGGGAGAAACAGGAAGCTTTAGTTTTCAGTCAGAAGGAGTTTATCAACTTAATGATAAAATTGCATTATCAGGAAGGCTTAAAGCAGACAAAACTACTGAAGAAGATGTTCCTTATATCCTAAGTGACGAGAGAACTGCCAACTCTTCTTTTATTTATAACCCTTCTTATTATTGGGTTTCCCGCTCGGCAAGATGGCAGAAACAAAGCTATTTTATCAACGGGCAGTTTGCTTATAATCCTGTAAAACCAGTGATTCTTCAAGTAGGAGGAGAAGGGGCTTATGCTAAATCTTACCGCCAGAATGCAGACCCAAGGCCTAAAGTAGACGATTATAAATATAAAGCATTTGCAAAATTAGGGTTAAAATGGAAGCAGCATGCCATTTTCGGAAAGCTGAGTTACGTACACCATTATAAGGGAAACGATATCATGTTTGTGAATATGAAAGGAAATGTACCTGCGAACGACAGCATTTATATCCGCTATAATGAAGGTTATGGTAATCAGTATATCGGAAATACCCAGTACAAAACTTCCGAATATAAAATGGGAGGTTATATCTGGGGGGGAGAATATGCTTTTAACAGTGCGGATACCCATTTCTCTGCCGGATATGATTATAAAAACCTGATTGAACGTTTCTACAGAGTTTTCGAATATCAGGATGCTAGCTTTAACTGGCATAAAGACTATACAAAATATTCCGGCCTGAAAACAGATCTGCACAGTTTCTACCTTAATTTTTTAGGAAATTATAATGGAAAAAAATGGGCTTCCATGATGACGTATCAGGATCAGCTGGATACCAATTACAACTATCCTCTGGAGTACACATCGTACCGTCTGGAACATAAAAATCTTTTCTGGCAGAATAGTGTAGTTTGGTTTAATCATAAAAATGAAGCATTCAAAGTCCTTTTTGATGCAGCATATGGGAAAAATCATGTAAAAGATTTATCAGTAGTAATGGACAGAAAACTTTCCTTTTTCAATTACCGTCTGGGAGCAGAAAAGGAATTTGTTTTAAAACCTTCGCATAAATTAGCTGTTGGTCTTTCTCAAAATCTGTATGTTCCATTGGAAAAAGAATTCAATTATCAGCCTTATCAAAGCACAAAAGAGAATATCTTTGCAACTAAAATCGCTCAGCCGGACTTTGCTTATGATGCAACGCCTAAGATTGGTCTTAATTTTAACGCAAGTTATATTTTCGATCAGAATAAAATCAGGTATGAGCTGTTTGGAAGTTTTTCACAAACCTGGCTGATGAACAGTACGTATAAAAATCAAGTGAACTACAATGGCAAAGCTAACCATGTTGCCTTAGTAGGATTGAATGTTTATTATTAA